The following coding sequences are from one Penaeus monodon isolate SGIC_2016 chromosome 21, NSTDA_Pmon_1, whole genome shotgun sequence window:
- the LOC119586714 gene encoding uncharacterized protein LOC119586714 produces the protein MMHKLQLLVLVVCVAVGPSLAQITFSRSWVPQGKRSGVTGALMAPEGPAHLGETCHGAYVDALLQVAALVNNLIRTAQEAITVDPRLLNPKASR, from the exons ATGATGCACAAGCTGCAGCTGTTGGTGCTGGTGGTGTGCGTGGCGGTGGGCCCCAGCCTGGCCCAGATCACCTTCTCGCGCTCGTGGGTGCCGCAGGGGAAGCGCTCGGGGGTCACAGGGGCCCTGATGGCCCCTGAGGGACCTGCTCACCTGGGGGAGACCTGTCATGGCGCCTACGTAGATGCCCTCTTGCAGGTCGCCGCTCTGGTCAAT AACTTGATCAGGACTGCACAGGAAGCCATCACTGTAGATCCTCGTCTCCTGAACCCAAAAGCATCGAGATAG